The following nucleotide sequence is from Myxocyprinus asiaticus isolate MX2 ecotype Aquarium Trade chromosome 21, UBuf_Myxa_2, whole genome shotgun sequence.
TTCAGAATGTACAGAAAATACTctattcaatattttaaatattagatcaGGAACTGGTAAAATAGTAAAAGCAATACTGAGATTCTTTAGAAATAATGGTCTTAAACATAGAATATAGGAAATCATCCTTTTATTCCTAGACTTCATCCTCGTCACACTTCAGCACAGTAGGTGGCGGCATGCACTTATTTAGTTGGTTTGTAGCCCACCAGTTAACTCACAGAAGAAGAAGATAAAGCGTACTGTCATCTCACAGAGAAAATCAGTAAGCGCTGAGGTCATATGCTTGAAGGTTTCACAAGGTGTACCTGGACGTTACCTGTGGTCGTTTAGCAAGGTATGTGTCGGTGTTTTTATTGGAAGACTCTTCGAGGGTTCCTGTATTGTGGTATGGTTCTTGTGTTCATGAAAGCGAGATTGCACTGTAGCCAGCTAACGTTAGTTTAGCCGATTTATGTGGATATtggtttgtttattattatatttcttactttttaaatgtaaacatccCTAACAGAACAGCTTGACAGCTCAGCAACTGTGGATCGAATTAAATGAAACTGTATGGCATAATGAATGTGTTTATTATACATGTCCTTGTCAGTTTCCATCACACCAGCAGGACAGTTAGCTTTAGTTAGCTACAACAGCTGTAAACATGCGGGTCGTCTCACGTGCATTCTAAGCTACAttagataaacaaaataaagTCCTTTATTAGGATGGCCAGCGACCAATACTTTCTCAAATAAATTGTTTTAACCTCAGGTGTATAAGTTAACCAGACCCGATCAGTCATAGTTCGTTTGACATGCATTGCTGTTGACATCACCTGTTTTTCTGTCAATCATTAGAGCAGGAGAGCTTACAGGCGTGCATGGCAACGAGTGTTTTAATGATGCACAATCATATCGAGTCAGGCTCGATTATGTTAATTATTAAATGTCTCAAATGTATTTTAGCTGAAACGTCCTCAGTCACTTTCAAATTTGAAACTATTTTCGTATCATCTGTAATGTTGGCGTGGACGTAATGTGGTTAGGCACCTCAACGTTACTGATCTCAATCTTTTGTTGTAAAATGACACATTAGAAACACACATCTTGAAAGCATCTGCACCATCTTATGCTTCTCAGTAATTATTGTGGATTGACAATAACCCAGGCTTCCTTGATCTTCATAGAAGTGGAAAGAATGTCTGGAGATTTGCCTCTGAATATTAACATTAAGGAACCACGATGGGACCAGAGCACATTTATGGGCCGCGCTCAGCACTTCTTCATGGTTACGGACCCGAGAAACGTCCTGCTGTCCAGTGAGGTTTTAGAGGATGCCAGAGTTACTGTGGAGAACTACAGGTCTGAGAGCTTTGACCACAAAGAGCTGAATTGTTCATAATTCTGTTAATATGAGCATTAAAGCTAAAAATAAGCTATTGGAAATCTTTTAGGTGCAgtgcataaaaaatataaaattcccTTTTTAAATGACGTCTAAAAATAGCatggatttttgttgttgtttgtttgtaatTAAGTAGTGCTAATCAGACCTTACATCTTGAATGTAAGGTCTGATTATGTCTGACcatgtttttgtatgtaaatATAGCAGAGAAAGGAATCTTTTGTATTTTGAATCTTTAAAATCCTAAAAAATACTCTGATGTACTTCTTCAGCTTTAAATAGAATACAGGCCCATTTTCTTAGAAGTACACCTGTATTACCTGAAACAATACCTCATGCTCTGCAAGGTGTTTGCTTGATTATGCACAGTATTTGCCTTTATTTTACTACTTCTGATGTCCTTCCAGTTGTAGCAGGTTCTTATTACAGGTTTAAGTATTGTTTCATCCCTCCAAGCTGATGTCAGCCTATCATAAAAAGAGCAGTTTATGTCAAATTCTTGTTTtgatgtgttaaagggatagttcacccaaaaatgaaaattctctcatcttttactcaccctcatgccatcccagatgtgtaaaactttctttcttcagcagcacacaaattaagatttttagaagaatatcttagctctgtaggtccatacaatgcaagtgaagggtggccagaaatctgaaggtccaaaaagcacataaaggctgcataaatgtaatctgtaatctgactccagtgtttaaatccatgtcttcagaagcgatatgatatgctttggtgagaaacagatcaatatttaagtcctttataacAATACATTTcctaaacaggtgccacatgtgactttcagatgtgaaagtggagatttttaggaaagaaaggacttaaatattgatctgtttctcacccacacttattatatcgcttttgaagatatggatttaaccactagagtcttgtGGATttctttcatgctgcctttatgccattttagagcttcaaagttctcatcacctttcacttgcattgtatggacctacagagctgagatgttcttctaaaaatcttcatttgcgttctgcagaagaaagaaagtcctacacatctgggtgGGGtggcatgagtgtaagtaaatgatgagagcatttttattttttggtgaattatcccttttaaaTAAAATGCCTAACTGCTGTGCTCTCTTTTACAGGTTGGGAGTTGTTAAGCCCGGGCTGACAGAGGATCAACTGTGGAGGGCCAAATACATCTACGATTCTGCTTTCCACCCTGACACAGGAGAGAAAATGCTGCTAATTGGACGCATGTCTGCACAAGTGCCCATGAACATGACCATTACGGGCTGCATGCTTACCTTTTACAGGTAGGAATACTCAGTTTCGATCCACCACTTCTCTGGATCCCATATGAACAGAAAGTGTCATAAAGCCTGAAAATGTTATTACACATTATAGCCAAAAATGAGAGTAGCCTAAATCTGTCCAGGGCTGGGAGACATATTCCTGCTCAGTTCACTGAATATTTGACCAATGAGTCATTATGGAAAAGACAGCACTCTTACCAAAAGCCTCCGTTTAGTGGATTGATTGAGGGTGCTGCACTCCTATAAAAACTGTACTTTAAAAGAGAAGGATGGCTGTTTATTATGGTAGTATTTTTGCTCATAAAACTTTAGCCAACAGCTAGGaaatactttgttttaaaaacatgTACAGTTAGGTTCTCTTTCCTTGTTTTGTAGACTTACTGTAACTTAGTTCAGTGAGTCATCTGCACATGAGTTACATTGAGCAAGAACAACATCTGACTCAAATTAAATTCTTATATGAATTCGGTGTCTATAAAAGTCGTTTTTAGTAAAGGATAGTATCTCTCTGTCTAAAATGTTTTAAGGCATTAATGGAAATGTCTTTACTTTTTTCAGGACAACCCCAGCAGTGGTATTTTGGCAGTGGGTTAATCAGTCTTTCAACGCCATTGTCAACTACACTAACCGCAGTGGAGATGCAGCACTCACTGTGAAGTATGGCAGCTATGATCACTTCTAGAAACTATCTAGCTGCAGGCTTCTATATGGATGATGTGTTCGATCACACCCTGTTGGTATATTGCACCCTTTAGTGTCCTGAAAGCTGTCGCATGAGCCACATTGCCATAATAACAATGGTAGAATCCACTCCACTTGTACTCCATGAACTCGCCATGGAGGAGAATCATCAGTGTCATGTGTTTCATGCTCAATACACATGATGAATACAGGCAAATTAAGATAGCATGCCAATATATGTGTTTCCTATCTTCTGATGtgttttttggcagttttttCATCTAATAATTTGACCCACATGTTGCACTACTTAGTATCATTGCTCTTTTCTAAACTCACATCTTAAAAAGGAGAGTTGTGCATTCTGTATTGTCAGTGTGGTAACTATAAGATATATGAGAAATGTTAATGGTACTGAGATGCtccatatgtttgtgtgtgtgtgtatatatatatatatatatatatagatttcttttttttttttactttacagtcAGCTTGGAGCAGCCTACGTTAGTGCTACCACAGGTGCTGTAATAACAGCCCTTGGCCTGAAGTCTCTGACCAAGGTCTGTCCCTTCCCTAAACTGTCACAATAATTAAAGTTAACCACATTGAGAACTGCAGCAGACAGAACTTTCAACATTTTGATAATGATATGTCATATTGGTTCACTACTTTCTGAatccgtttccacctggtattaagatgcatttttggtgattcaatcacaagtggtcagcactAATTATACAGATGTAAACGGggtacaaaatgttttgtgatcagatcactaaaaccacatacagaggtagtcaaaaacgcatgtgaccacattgcatttaaGGTGTGAAATGCAATCTATCCTGAATGCATCCcggacagcagcgaagcaccacccctcacctgtcaatcaacatgGAGAGAcaaatgacaagcacacacatttgAAGCTCATGTTAATactaaaataatggagaattctGCTTGCATTTGTGCTTGGATTACATTTCAGCTGCACCTGGGAGCATCTGTTTTCTTTGTCCTATGATGTTTTTgctgtttattatcatgcaggaacAGAGTGATGTAGTAATTGATGCATGTCATCATGAAAATCAGAGACCCTTCccttgaaatccgaacacaagtggtcacaggagacgtaATTGAGATGcatggtaataccaggtggaTTTAGGAATGTGTCtcggctgaccacatgtgatcggatcacttgATACCAGGTTAAAACAGGGCCACTGTTGCTTTTAACTCCTGTGTTCAGAAATGTAAATGGACCTGTGGTACTGCAGTACTACTGAGctaaggcaaaatgcagtaactacatgcATTGTCAGAACTGAGTGATCAAAACTTGGTCTCTTAGACTGATCTGTCCCTTTTGGCACAACTATGCTTAGGTTCAGAAAAGACTGAGTTAAAAATCAGTAACTAAACTACAATTTAACTTGAAGACATTTCCTCAGTTCCAGTACTGGCATAGTTACTGTGTTATATCTTTTCAGAATACAGTAGATCTGTCTAAAAGctgttgcattttgttttttattatgagGACTTTTAACTGTGCTGTTTTTTTCACATGTTGTGGACAATTTTTTGGCTGTGGTGACCGCCAAAGTAGTTTAATCTAAAATATCTTATCTTTCCCCAGCACTTACCAGCTATTATTGGGCGTTTTGTTCCATTTGCTGCAGTAGCAGCTGCAAACTGTATCAACATACCCTTCATGAGACAAAGGTGAGCAAAAGGTTATTCCAAGGTTTTAATCACTACAAATCAACATCAAGAGAGGTGACTCATATGTTATGGGTCCATTTCATTCTTTATTGATGAAGTCCTTTATCCTCACAGAGAGTTAAAGCATGGTATTCCTGTCACTGATGCTGAGGGAAAACGCCTTGGGGAATCAACTAAAGCTGCTCAGCAAGCCATCGTACAGGTGGTGGTGTCTCGTATTGGCATGGCAGTTCCAGCCATGGGTAAGTGCAGTGCATGCTTAAATCagttttgttgatgtttttaaTAGGGCtgtaaatcgttttttttttttttttttttaacgaattaatcgcacagtttACTGTGATTAATCATAGTACATGGTACATCAAAacatacattaaaatataatcttaaatatatttactttatattttgtctcaaagaacttgcaagaaattggttagttattatttaaatataaactttaaatataaaaattttcagttatttatggagttaattagacacatttttacaggtataaatatttgatacaagtatatgtatacattccataaaatcagtggacatgctgtaattaaaagttaggTGAAAacttctgccgttttccagtggacttttataataatatgattaaataggcagattcaatttatatccAACAATATttgcaagataaacttaagtgtgcattgccaatgcattattagacactatacctACAGATATAAGACAAacttaatgctgaagtttaatttgctgaagtttaaaatctcaactttttttttttctctggctGCTGTTTAGTGTCTATAGCAGTTTCGCTTTTCACAATCgatcagatgacagtgagtgagcgttttcgGGTGATGCAAAGAGATACCGCATCTTGCccgtatctcacccacacctggctcactgcttgcgggtgaagtctccattctctgtacagtaaatccgcttCCGTGTTTATTATGACCTGGACATGTGTAGTGAGTAATAAATGAAAGCGTGCACttctccacacaatcagtttctgtgctagtatgtgcagttgagtcgagcATGTACTTCCTGGAAATTTATacatgccaattttagccacagcatgtggggaaaaacattagtgaagtttcaggaaaaacctatactgcattaattgctctaatttgtttttattacatttcgttaaatttcccagccctaattttcATTAATAGTTCTTACATCTTGTGGAGATACTCTTTATATTGGCAATTTTTGTATTCAGTCActacatttattttaactaacTGTCATTTATGGCCAAATAAAGCAGTAAGATGTGAAATGACAGAAGTGTTTCAGAAAAAGTtctctgtgtttttatttaatacatttgttttaccCAATAGCTATTCCTCCAGTTATCATGAATGCCTTAGAGAAGAAAGCCTTCATGAAGGTAAGAAGCCATTTACACAGAATCCTATTTCAAGCTTTTTTGTGTTTAAACTGTACATCTCaaatctctctccttctctcagcGGTTTCCAGTTCTCAACGCCCCTGTACAAGTTGGGCTTGTTGGATTCTGGTGAGTTCTTAAGGCAGTGATTTTTATAATCATGCACAACATAACTTGCCTCTTTACAAAAAGTGAATGAATTAATCATTTTGAATATCTGTCCCCACAGTCTGGTGTTTGCCACTCCACTGTGCTGTGCTCTGTTCCCACAGAAGAGGTGAGTACCTTTATGGTAATCCTATCATTGCCCTGGTTTGGTTAAAATGTTGAATCAGGTAATACCctgttttttttctgtctctatAAAGTTCTATGAAGGTGAGCAGTCTGGAGCCTGAGCTTCAAGAGaggatacgacaaagcaatcctCATACCACCACTGTTTATTTCAACAAGGGTCTGTAGAGGCCTTTAGGTCGAAGTCCATACGAATGTACTCCACTGCACTGGAGGTTAGTGGGCACAACATGAAGGGTAGAACATATTTGATTTTGTTACGCTGttctaatttatatattttttgtcacttttaccCTTGTTATTGTACAATCCTAAATCACCAGTCTGTATATATTCAAAGGTCAACATTTGCGGCTggatttatttgttatttggaTGCTTGAATGTTAGAAATTAGTGCCATCCTGATTCTACATACATTGACAACCCACATATTTAGACTTTTTTTCCAGTTTATAGAATGTTTGATGTGATATGCCGTGTCATAAATATCTTTTTCGCCCTCTACTTTttcattactattatttattCTAGATTAGCCTATGCATTTTGTTATTGCATATTGTCATTTTATCTTTGTAAGAGGCTTAAAACATTTCTAAGATTGTGGCTCAAATATCTGACCTAAATCACTAACATGTACAGAAATTCATTTTGTACTCAACCTTATCCTGCCAAATTAACATTTCCACCTGCATGCCACATTATGTGCCAGTTAAGTGCACTTAGACTGGGTGCAGTATGCCTTTCTCTCTATACAGCAAAATGTGGAAACACTCCTATGAGCACATCAAACTGCTTACTTTTGGGGCGACTATCACTGGCGTACAACTATGCTTCCTAAGGCCATACTTGATTGTGTTTTCTGTTTAAGCCTTGTAGGCCTGTGTGGTTTGAAATAATTGCAAATGTCTCTAAGAAGTGACTTTGACATTTGGTTGTATGGAGATTgtagtttgtgtgttgttattgaagaatggtcaaaataatttctatttaaatatttcataattagTATTACCCATTGAATGTATGAATAATTTCCCCAGTCTAATGTGTCTGGGACATGGGTTAAAGAGGCACTACAGATCTTTttggcagtttatatatataGATGCACATGATCTATAGATGAAATATGCTTATATTTAGAGTATAAAGAAAGAGTTGCTTCTTATGCCCTACATTGTTTGGATCATGAAACCTCTCCGACACCTGCAATTGTGGGAACAAGCAATCATAATTATTTATCACTTTCATTAGG
It contains:
- the LOC127412483 gene encoding sideroflexin-1-like — protein: MSGDLPLNINIKEPRWDQSTFMGRAQHFFMVTDPRNVLLSSEVLEDARVTVENYRLGVVKPGLTEDQLWRAKYIYDSAFHPDTGEKMLLIGRMSAQVPMNMTITGCMLTFYRTTPAVVFWQWVNQSFNAIVNYTNRSGDAALTVNQLGAAYVSATTGAVITALGLKSLTKHLPAIIGRFVPFAAVAAANCINIPFMRQRELKHGIPVTDAEGKRLGESTKAAQQAIVQVVVSRIGMAVPAMAIPPVIMNALEKKAFMKRFPVLNAPVQVGLVGFCLVFATPLCCALFPQKSSMKVSSLEPELQERIRQSNPHTTTVYFNKGL